AACGTTGTTTCCCTGTACAGCGCATCCATCAGCCCTTCTGAACCCACCGCGCGTGAGATCTCAACCATCACGCGCAGGATCCGACCCGAATTCTCATCATTCGGGTCATCGGAGTCTGCTAACAACTCAAACCCAAATGGCACAAGCCCATCACCCGTGAGAAGCTTAATGTTATCACTGTACGCATATGGGCCGGGCTTGGGTTTGGGCCCGGGCACAAGATGCTTGTGGGCATGGCCAGTTGCGTGCATGAGTAACAAGGCGGACGCCGCGGCCATGGCTTGGTGGCGCTGGCCGCCGACGAGCTCGCACGCGGCGAGGCAGAGGGCCGGCACGGTGGTCTTGGGGGCGGAGGAGACAAGGTGGTGCATGGGCTCGAAAACCACGAGGGGCTCTTTCATGGGGATGGCGAGCTTGAGGTGGGCTTCCACGTCAGCATGCAATGAAGCCCAATGGGGATGCTGTGTGGGACCAATTTTGATCTCTGTGGG
This is a stretch of genomic DNA from Lotus japonicus ecotype B-129 chromosome 1, LjGifu_v1.2. It encodes these proteins:
- the LOC130733107 gene encoding heterodimeric geranylgeranyl pyrophosphate synthase small subunit, chloroplastic-like; the encoded protein is MAGTILSAKCKSTVQFSCALNQHRSQLPLKPTEIKIGPTQHPHWASLHADVEAHLKLAIPMKEPLVVFEPMHHLVSSAPKTTVPALCLAACELVGGQRHQAMAAASALLLMHATGHAHKHLVPGPKPKPGPYAYSDNIKLLTGDGLVPFGFELLADSDDPNDENSGRILRVMVEISRAVGSEGLMDALYRETTLGTRFDGEELSHVDGVRRVVEKKEGGLHACGAACGAVLGGGSEEEIERLRRFGFYVGMMHGMLQMGMKKGEKEVEEARDMALKELQFFNGRGVGVISSFIDI